In a genomic window of Desulfobaculum bizertense DSM 18034:
- the gyrB gene encoding DNA topoisomerase (ATP-hydrolyzing) subunit B — protein MSENSKGQKYTAESITILEGLSAVRKRPAMYIGSTDHRGLHHLVYEVVDNSIDEAMAGYCSKIVINLHLDNSVTVKDNGRGIPVDMHPKEHRPAVEVVMTVLHAGGKFDNNSYKVSGGLHGVGVSCVNALSETLDVTIRRDGKIWSQRYERGVPVTELQNGGDAEGSGTTIRFRPDEEIFETNQFQYDILRKRFQELAYLNPGLEIDFRDERTQRNDVFKFEGGISQFVNDLNGSNAPIHSVIFDSGDSDNIVVDFGLQYNTSYKEVMLTFANNIRTIEGGTHLQGFKTALTRAINTYIQNSDLPKKLKVKLSGDDVREGLVAVVSVKLPAPQFEGQTKTKLGNSEVAGLVSGLVYDRLNTYFNENPKEVRAIVDKVVDAHRAREAARKAKDLVRRKGALADNALPGKLADCQTKKPEESELFIVEGDSAGGSAKQGRDPRIQAILPLRGKILNVERTRFDKMLGNREIKMIITAMGAGIGQNEEDVELEKLRYHKIVIMTDADVDGAHIRTLLLTFFFRHYPQLIEHGYLYIAQPPLYRVHKGKFEKYITHESELSDFLLERAAGELKVRSLGCSDIAGKLFENEDFEKLMHSINMLRGKTHEAEQIGISADLFHKLLSFPVKLTPEALNNGDLDMLKQFIGERGYEVTTEVFEDDVESRRYVYFENDKGHRTRAGVEFFNSKIFKQSYDTFKEIMDLCGSQSFELELKDGSKVSTESMFALLDTVFAEAHKGINIQRYKGLGEMNPEQLWETTMDPEKRTMLQVSVDDAVQADELFSNLMGDQVEPRREFIERNALAVGELDI, from the coding sequence ATGAGCGAGAATTCCAAAGGGCAGAAATATACGGCAGAGAGCATCACTATTTTGGAGGGGCTTTCCGCTGTCCGAAAGCGCCCTGCAATGTACATCGGTTCCACGGACCACCGTGGACTCCACCACCTTGTCTATGAAGTTGTCGACAACTCCATTGACGAGGCCATGGCTGGATATTGCTCAAAAATCGTGATCAACCTGCACCTCGACAACAGTGTCACGGTTAAAGATAACGGCCGTGGTATCCCGGTCGACATGCACCCCAAGGAACACCGCCCGGCTGTTGAAGTTGTTATGACCGTGCTGCACGCAGGCGGCAAGTTCGACAACAACAGCTACAAAGTTTCCGGCGGCCTGCATGGCGTTGGTGTCTCCTGCGTTAATGCACTTTCCGAGACTCTGGACGTGACCATTCGCCGTGACGGCAAAATCTGGAGCCAGCGCTATGAGCGTGGTGTTCCGGTGACCGAGCTGCAAAATGGCGGCGACGCTGAGGGCAGTGGCACCACTATCCGCTTCCGTCCCGACGAGGAAATTTTTGAAACCAATCAGTTCCAGTACGACATCCTGCGTAAGCGCTTCCAGGAGCTTGCTTACCTGAATCCCGGACTGGAGATTGATTTCCGTGATGAGCGCACCCAGCGTAATGACGTCTTCAAGTTTGAGGGCGGCATTTCCCAGTTCGTTAACGATCTGAACGGAAGCAATGCGCCTATTCACTCCGTGATTTTTGACTCCGGTGATTCTGACAACATCGTTGTTGACTTTGGCTTGCAGTACAACACCTCCTACAAGGAAGTGATGCTGACTTTTGCCAACAACATCAGAACCATCGAAGGTGGGACGCACCTTCAGGGCTTCAAGACAGCCCTGACCCGCGCCATCAACACCTACATCCAGAACTCTGACCTGCCCAAGAAGCTCAAGGTGAAGCTTTCCGGCGATGACGTCCGCGAAGGACTCGTTGCTGTTGTGAGCGTGAAGCTTCCTGCTCCGCAGTTCGAGGGACAGACCAAAACCAAGCTGGGCAATTCCGAAGTGGCCGGTCTTGTGTCTGGTCTGGTGTACGATCGCCTCAACACCTACTTCAACGAGAACCCTAAGGAGGTTCGCGCGATTGTAGACAAGGTTGTTGATGCGCACCGCGCCCGCGAAGCTGCCCGCAAGGCAAAGGATCTGGTTCGCCGCAAAGGTGCTCTGGCAGACAACGCTTTGCCGGGCAAACTCGCTGACTGCCAGACCAAAAAGCCGGAAGAATCCGAACTCTTTATCGTTGAGGGTGATTCTGCAGGTGGTTCTGCAAAGCAGGGTCGTGACCCTCGCATTCAGGCAATTCTGCCGCTTCGAGGCAAAATCCTGAACGTTGAGCGCACCCGTTTTGACAAGATGCTTGGCAACCGTGAAATCAAGATGATTATTACGGCAATGGGTGCAGGCATTGGACAGAATGAGGAAGACGTTGAGCTGGAAAAGCTCCGTTACCACAAGATCGTCATCATGACTGATGCTGACGTCGACGGCGCGCACATCCGTACGTTGCTGCTGACTTTCTTCTTCCGTCATTATCCGCAGCTCATCGAGCACGGCTATCTCTACATTGCTCAGCCGCCGCTGTACCGCGTGCACAAGGGCAAGTTCGAGAAGTACATCACGCACGAATCCGAGCTGTCTGACTTCCTGCTTGAGCGCGCTGCTGGCGAACTCAAGGTACGTTCTCTTGGCTGCAGCGACATCGCTGGCAAGCTGTTTGAGAATGAAGACTTTGAGAAGCTGATGCACAGCATCAACATGCTGCGCGGCAAGACTCACGAAGCAGAGCAGATTGGCATTTCTGCTGATCTCTTCCACAAGCTTCTGTCCTTCCCGGTCAAGCTGACTCCAGAGGCCCTGAACAATGGCGATCTGGACATGCTCAAGCAGTTTATTGGTGAGCGTGGCTATGAGGTGACCACAGAAGTCTTTGAGGATGATGTTGAGTCCCGCCGCTATGTGTACTTTGAGAACGACAAAGGTCATCGCACCCGTGCTGGTGTTGAGTTCTTCAATTCCAAGATCTTTAAGCAGAGCTATGACACCTTCAAGGAAATCATGGATCTGTGCGGTTCCCAGAGTTTTGAGCTTGAACTGAAAGACGGCAGCAAGGTTTCCACCGAGAGCATGTTTGCCCTTTTGGATACGGTCTTTGCCGAGGCACACAAGGGCATCAACATCCAGCGCTACAAAGGTCTGGGTGAAATGAACCCAGAGCAGCTTTGGGAAACCACAATGGACCCGGAAAAGCGGACCATGCTTCAGGTTTCCGTTGATGACGCTGTGCAGGCTGACGAGCTGTTCTCCAATCTTATGGGTGACCAGGTCGAGCCGCGCCGCGAGTTCATCGAGCGTAATGCTCTGGCCGTTGGCGAGCTGGACATCTAG
- the dnaN gene encoding DNA polymerase III subunit beta, which yields MFLKVFRDDIIEGLQKSANIIPAKTGAAFLRTIWLRVENGALSIMSTDSNLEFCGTYSAEIIEEGLVGVQGRSFYDLIRKLPAGQITLKAEEEAPYLSIEQGNRKYKLPTNEKSWFQNFSAFPEEHTVFWAGDFLQELIDKTAYCISDEDTMEAIACLSLMPARDTKNIESCGLNGHQFAMQSFLHDDLHGLLPEGGVLIQKKYLVELKKWLSGDEIELSIDNKRLFFRTADKRETFSLPLSFYQYPDYNTFLSRIGDAGVSEMSVDRLELIDALERIMIFNTENNRCAYFQFGENGELQIYSQGQDIGTATEQLSVEYSGDLKKIAFPTRNLIEILNHFASEKVNFKLTGAEGPCGVLGDDDADYKVIIMPMKVIEETYYSEEGAE from the coding sequence ATGTTTCTGAAGGTGTTCCGGGACGACATCATCGAGGGCCTGCAGAAGTCGGCAAACATCATCCCCGCCAAAACAGGGGCGGCTTTTCTGCGTACTATCTGGCTGAGAGTGGAAAATGGTGCCCTGAGCATCATGTCCACGGACTCCAATCTGGAGTTCTGTGGTACCTACAGTGCAGAAATCATCGAAGAGGGCCTTGTTGGTGTTCAGGGCCGTTCTTTTTATGACCTTATCCGCAAGCTTCCTGCTGGCCAGATTACGCTCAAGGCCGAAGAAGAAGCTCCATATCTTTCCATTGAGCAGGGCAACCGCAAATACAAGCTGCCAACCAACGAGAAAAGCTGGTTCCAGAATTTTTCTGCGTTCCCGGAAGAGCACACTGTGTTCTGGGCAGGCGACTTTTTGCAGGAGCTTATCGACAAGACTGCATACTGCATCAGCGATGAAGACACGATGGAGGCCATTGCCTGCCTGAGTCTGATGCCTGCTCGTGATACAAAAAATATTGAATCCTGTGGTCTCAACGGCCACCAGTTCGCCATGCAGAGCTTTTTGCACGACGACCTGCACGGTCTGCTGCCAGAAGGTGGCGTCCTGATTCAGAAGAAATACCTTGTTGAACTGAAAAAATGGCTCTCCGGCGACGAGATCGAGCTGAGCATCGACAACAAGCGTCTTTTCTTCCGCACAGCAGACAAGCGCGAGACCTTTAGTCTTCCGCTGTCCTTCTATCAGTACCCTGATTACAACACGTTCCTGAGCCGTATTGGTGATGCTGGCGTGTCTGAAATGAGTGTTGACCGCCTCGAGCTGATTGATGCTCTTGAGCGAATCATGATTTTTAACACCGAGAATAACCGCTGCGCCTATTTCCAGTTTGGCGAAAATGGCGAGCTGCAGATTTACAGCCAGGGGCAGGACATTGGTACCGCCACCGAGCAGCTCAGTGTTGAATACTCCGGTGATCTGAAAAAAATCGCTTTCCCCACTCGCAATCTGATTGAAATTCTCAACCACTTCGCTTCTGAGAAGGTGAATTTCAAACTGACTGGTGCCGAAGGCCCCTGCGGTGTGCTGGGCGATGATGACGCTGATTACAAGGTCATCATTATGCCCATGAAGGTCATTGAAGAAACATATTACAGCGAGGAAGGCGCCGAATAA
- a CDS encoding DnaA ATPase domain-containing protein, with translation MQKNIASADLKSWYDPLRFSLDEDRGELTVVFPHAYFASWFDHGKREAFEEELHRFWGAGLTVHYTTTLGSSGTHGAPKLMPQESEGKRLDFPFGDEFTFSNFIENEKNNFSVSSAREVVRKKDHVFNPFVITGPEGSGKTHLARAVANGLWQRIGKKDAVLYLSLEELIDLYEGKFKGDRFQARAHVCSYEILVLDEFQCVQRYPSFQTELLQLFDSFYDAKKQMVFACADNLGSVDYLAPKLKSRLEWGLIVGLREPDIEVRLKYVQRFCKTKHIHLSRDRMLTLVERIADLRLLQGLLLKVYAYKELVHSEVSGKEFDRILSQTTGLERSDIRPENILDVVAVEKHFSREELIGARRHHDLVQARQVGMYLCRDILGLSYPALGRLFGNRDHSTALYAVKKVRRTMATDVEFRHMVEALKKKCLAED, from the coding sequence TTGCAGAAGAACATAGCTTCTGCGGACCTGAAGTCCTGGTACGATCCTCTCCGATTTTCACTTGATGAAGATCGAGGCGAGCTGACCGTGGTCTTTCCGCATGCCTATTTTGCGAGCTGGTTTGATCATGGCAAACGCGAAGCTTTTGAGGAAGAGCTGCACCGTTTTTGGGGCGCCGGGCTTACGGTTCACTACACAACGACGCTTGGTAGTTCTGGAACGCATGGCGCACCAAAGCTGATGCCACAGGAGTCGGAGGGGAAGAGACTTGATTTTCCTTTTGGGGACGAGTTTACCTTTTCGAACTTCATTGAGAATGAGAAAAATAATTTCTCTGTGAGCTCAGCGCGGGAAGTAGTTCGCAAAAAAGATCATGTTTTTAATCCGTTTGTCATAACGGGTCCGGAGGGGAGTGGAAAAACTCACCTTGCGCGAGCCGTGGCCAATGGCCTGTGGCAGCGGATTGGGAAGAAAGACGCAGTCCTGTACCTCTCGCTTGAGGAACTGATTGACCTGTACGAAGGAAAATTCAAGGGGGACCGTTTTCAGGCGCGGGCGCATGTGTGCTCGTATGAAATCCTTGTCCTTGATGAATTCCAGTGTGTGCAGCGTTACCCGTCTTTCCAGACTGAGCTGCTCCAGCTTTTTGACAGCTTTTACGACGCCAAAAAGCAGATGGTTTTTGCCTGTGCGGATAATCTTGGCAGTGTCGACTACCTTGCACCAAAGCTGAAATCCCGGCTTGAGTGGGGGCTTATCGTTGGCCTGCGGGAACCGGATATCGAAGTCCGGCTGAAGTACGTGCAGCGTTTTTGCAAAACAAAACATATTCACCTTTCGCGGGACAGAATGCTGACCCTTGTGGAACGGATTGCAGACCTTCGGCTCCTCCAGGGGCTTTTACTCAAGGTCTATGCCTACAAGGAACTCGTGCATTCTGAAGTATCTGGCAAAGAATTTGACCGGATACTTTCGCAGACAACGGGGCTGGAGCGTTCAGACATCCGGCCGGAAAACATTCTGGACGTCGTTGCTGTAGAAAAGCATTTTTCGCGGGAGGAGCTGATTGGCGCCCGCAGGCACCATGATTTGGTGCAGGCACGGCAGGTGGGAATGTACCTGTGTCGTGACATCCTGGGGCTGTCCTATCCCGCTCTGGGCAGGCTCTTTGGGAACAGGGACCATTCAACAGCCTTGTACGCCGTCAAAAAGGTTCGGCGAACAATGGCAACAGATGTCGAATTCCGACATATGGTTGAAGCTCTGAAGAAAAAGTGTCTGGCTGAGGACTGA
- the gyrA gene encoding DNA gyrase subunit A, giving the protein MENPTISIEQEIQKSYLEYSLSVIIGRAIPDVRDGLKPVHRRILYAQSELGNTYNRAYKKSARVVGDVIGKYHPHGDSAVYDALVRMAQEFSMRDPLVDGQGNFGSIDGDSAAAMRYTEARMSRLAGEFLSDIEKNTVDFRPNYDNSLKEPEVLPTKVPNLLLNGSSGIAVGMATNIPPHNLGELCDALLHMLREPAASSQDLMAFVKGPDFPTGGTVYVGRGLTEAYTTGRGSVKIRGKLHVEERGKNLESIVVTEIPYAVNKANLVEKIAMLVHEKRLEGISDLRDESDRKGIRIVIDLKRGVIPSIVINTLYKYTALETSFGYNMMAVVDNRPQLLTLKGILQHFLSHRREVIIRRTRFDLAKAEARAHILKGLRIALDNIDEVVQIIKASKTPQDAKTALGERFGLDDVQSQAILDMRLQRLTNLEQEKLIDEYNALLEKIAYFKSILENESVLLGVIREEIEDLKSSYATPRRSEIDDRDLSGIDIEDLIPDNEVVITLSRRGYIKRTDLENYSAQRRGGKGIFGVHTSDGDFILNFLVTSNHQYLLLFTNRGKMHRLKVHQIPEGSRTAKGMHIANLLQLEKDEYVTAALCVRDFMADRAFLFVTKKGMVKRTMQQLYTNCRSTGIIAVNVREDDDLLQVVDVSNDDEMVLVTKDGYSIRFRMQDARPMGRGTAGVKGIALRDGDEVVSGVVVTPEESKDILTVSEKGYGKRSSLDLYRLQTRGGKGIITMKTTHKTGALLGAIMVDLEDDIIMLTTENKVIRMNAGEIRKVGRATQGVRLVSMNDEGSVAGFDLVRDRQIEEARKNED; this is encoded by the coding sequence GTGGAAAATCCTACGATCAGTATTGAACAGGAAATCCAGAAATCGTATCTGGAATATTCCCTGTCGGTCATTATTGGCCGAGCCATTCCAGATGTTCGAGACGGTTTAAAGCCGGTTCACCGCCGTATTTTGTATGCGCAGAGTGAACTCGGAAATACCTACAACCGTGCCTATAAAAAGTCCGCTCGTGTCGTCGGTGACGTCATCGGTAAATATCACCCGCATGGTGATTCTGCCGTTTATGACGCCTTGGTCCGTATGGCACAGGAATTCTCCATGCGCGATCCGCTCGTGGATGGACAGGGTAACTTCGGTTCCATTGACGGCGACTCCGCTGCTGCAATGCGTTACACCGAAGCCCGTATGTCTCGACTGGCTGGGGAGTTCCTCTCCGACATCGAGAAAAACACCGTTGATTTCCGTCCCAACTACGACAACTCTCTGAAAGAACCAGAGGTCTTGCCCACAAAGGTGCCAAACCTCCTTCTGAATGGTTCTTCTGGTATCGCCGTTGGTATGGCTACGAATATTCCGCCGCACAACCTTGGTGAGCTGTGTGACGCCCTTTTACATATGCTTCGTGAGCCTGCCGCTTCTTCGCAGGATCTGATGGCTTTTGTGAAAGGTCCTGACTTCCCCACCGGTGGCACTGTCTACGTTGGGCGTGGCCTGACCGAGGCATACACCACAGGTCGTGGCTCCGTGAAAATTCGCGGCAAGCTGCACGTGGAAGAGCGCGGCAAGAATCTTGAGTCCATCGTTGTGACCGAGATTCCGTATGCTGTGAACAAGGCAAATCTTGTTGAAAAGATTGCCATGCTTGTTCACGAAAAGCGCCTCGAAGGCATTAGCGATCTGCGCGATGAATCTGACCGCAAGGGTATTCGCATTGTCATCGACCTCAAGCGTGGCGTGATTCCGAGCATTGTTATCAACACGCTCTACAAGTACACCGCTCTTGAGACCTCTTTTGGCTACAACATGATGGCCGTCGTGGACAATCGTCCGCAGCTGTTGACCCTCAAGGGAATTCTTCAGCACTTCCTGTCTCATCGTCGCGAAGTCATTATTCGCCGCACCCGCTTTGACCTTGCCAAGGCCGAAGCTCGTGCCCACATTCTGAAGGGCCTGCGCATCGCTCTCGACAACATTGACGAGGTCGTGCAGATCATCAAGGCTTCCAAAACGCCTCAGGACGCAAAGACTGCCCTTGGTGAGCGTTTTGGTCTCGACGATGTACAGAGTCAGGCAATTTTGGACATGCGCCTCCAGCGTTTGACCAACCTTGAGCAGGAAAAGCTCATTGATGAGTACAATGCTCTTCTCGAAAAGATTGCGTACTTCAAGAGCATTCTTGAAAACGAATCGGTTCTGCTCGGCGTTATTCGTGAGGAAATTGAGGACTTGAAGTCTTCATATGCCACACCGCGCCGCAGTGAGATTGATGATCGCGACCTGAGCGGCATCGACATTGAAGATCTCATTCCTGACAACGAAGTTGTTATTACTCTGTCCCGCCGTGGCTACATCAAGCGGACAGATCTCGAAAATTACTCCGCCCAGCGTCGTGGCGGCAAGGGTATCTTTGGCGTTCATACCTCGGACGGCGACTTTATCCTGAACTTCCTCGTGACCTCGAACCATCAGTATCTCTTGCTCTTCACTAACCGTGGCAAGATGCATCGTCTCAAGGTTCATCAGATCCCAGAGGGAAGCCGCACAGCAAAGGGCATGCACATTGCCAACCTGCTCCAGCTTGAGAAAGACGAGTACGTCACCGCAGCACTGTGTGTCCGTGACTTCATGGCTGATCGCGCATTCCTCTTCGTGACCAAGAAGGGTATGGTCAAGCGCACCATGCAGCAGCTGTACACCAACTGCCGTTCCACTGGCATCATTGCCGTGAACGTTCGCGAAGACGATGACCTCCTGCAGGTTGTTGATGTGTCCAATGACGACGAAATGGTCCTCGTTACCAAGGATGGCTATTCCATCCGCTTCCGCATGCAGGATGCTCGCCCCATGGGTCGTGGCACCGCAGGCGTGAAGGGCATCGCCCTTCGCGATGGTGACGAAGTTGTTTCCGGCGTTGTTGTGACCCCAGAAGAATCCAAGGATATTCTTACCGTTTCTGAGAAAGGCTATGGAAAGCGGTCCAGTCTGGACCTCTACCGTCTCCAGACTCGTGGCGGCAAAGGTATCATCACGATGAAGACCACCCACAAGACCGGTGCCCTTCTTGGCGCTATCATGGTTGATCTTGAGGATGACATCATCATGCTGACGACCGAAAACAAGGTTATCCGCATGAATGCTGGCGAAATCCGCAAGGTTGGTCGTGCAACGCAGGGCGTTCGTCTCGTGAGCATGAACGACGAAGGCAGTGTCGCTGGTTTCGATCTCGTTCGTGATCGTCAGATTGAAGAAGCTCGGAAGAATGAAGACTAG
- a CDS encoding tetratricopeptide repeat protein gives MKTRSFFLSCALIVCLLGCSPQDGDSLAAANRAYAHGNYLEAQELYQSYIQTESGGTERWRAWSRLLSICLDIRSQPQKALPIVDTMLLEFASSPQRVAELSWKRAEILTQVQDNKAAIEAWQKILDDPAFSRAQQWQAVQELYSIFQRQQRYALMRDVLAQNTALAPSPEDKLRVQYKLAQVYFLLRNYKEASHSLDDLLAQENIPAALEVQAVYLLAEIALEQGKVADARKLFLSLKGRYPNPQALRIRIDALAE, from the coding sequence ATGAAGACTAGGTCTTTCTTCCTTTCTTGCGCTCTCATCGTCTGTCTTTTGGGCTGCTCTCCGCAGGATGGCGATTCTCTCGCCGCTGCGAACAGAGCCTATGCCCACGGCAACTATCTCGAGGCGCAAGAGCTTTATCAGTCCTACATTCAGACTGAATCCGGGGGGACCGAGCGTTGGCGCGCTTGGTCCCGCCTTCTTTCCATTTGTCTCGATATTCGCAGCCAGCCTCAAAAGGCCTTGCCCATTGTCGACACCATGCTTCTTGAATTTGCCAGCTCGCCCCAGCGTGTTGCGGAACTCTCGTGGAAGCGTGCCGAGATTCTGACTCAGGTACAGGACAACAAGGCCGCCATTGAAGCATGGCAGAAAATCCTCGATGACCCCGCCTTTTCCCGCGCCCAGCAGTGGCAGGCTGTGCAGGAACTGTATTCCATTTTTCAGCGGCAGCAGCGTTACGCCCTCATGCGGGACGTGCTCGCCCAGAACACAGCTCTCGCTCCCAGCCCAGAGGACAAGCTCCGCGTTCAGTACAAGCTTGCTCAAGTCTATTTTTTGCTCCGGAATTACAAAGAAGCCTCGCACTCCCTTGACGACCTTCTCGCGCAGGAAAACATCCCCGCCGCTCTCGAAGTGCAGGCCGTTTACCTCCTCGCAGAAATCGCCCTCGAGCAAGGCAAAGTCGCCGACGCTCGGAAACTCTTTCTTTCCCTCAAAGGCCGGTACCCAAACCCTCAGGCCCTGCGCATTCGTATTGATGCGTTAGCTGAGTAG